One Ranitomeya imitator isolate aRanImi1 chromosome 4, aRanImi1.pri, whole genome shotgun sequence genomic window, ATGGAACTATTGAGTCAACTTTACCCATAAATGAAGCGCACGTCCTATCCAAGGAGTCATTCTTGGAAAAATTGTCCAGTATCCATATACGAAAAATACAGCGCCTCAAGAGTTGGTGAAAAGAaaatcacatttattctgccttctgtgtcGACGTTTTGATCCAATGATCTTTATTAATTATATGGGTCACACTCGGGTCACTTGCACCGTGGTCCTCGGGGTGGTCAGTTGGCTGTTAAAAGGGGCGATACTTCTTGCTCCTCTTTGTAGCTCTCAATATTTCTGCAGAATTTCTTGGTAGTTGAGAAAAGGATTCTTCAGGGTCAGTGTTCGAGGTTTGTTGGGGAAATTAGGTGCAGGGTAACATCCTGTCTCCCCAGGGATGGACATCACTTCTGATCGAGGGGGTGTCGTTGCGCCTGGTCCCGTGTATCTGTCCAAAAAACACCAACAATGAAAATAACAGATGTAGAAGTATAAAAAATGTTCTCATTCTGCCCCCCAGAGTTTACAGTTCTAAGGAGCTGACCATGGATGTGGATACAATATATTAGAGTagagtgtgaattacctacaaGAGGAGAGGTGTGCTGAACAAAGAGCAGTTCCCAGAGTGACTACAGAAAATAATGAAATACCAAGGAATAAAGCAAATACTGTTAATAAATATACTGCCTACTTCCTAATGATTGTAGCACCGGCGTCCCTGCACGATTCCCATCCTCATCTCCCACGTCAGGGATGCCGACTCGGCCTGCTGATACTCCTGCTACTGCAGTCTCCTGGGGTCTGCGCACGTCTGGCAGAACCATAGGCATGCATACTCCACCGGTCTCTTGAAGACACAGCACGCACTGTTGGAAAATGACCCCAGATAATAGCTGAGATACACTTTttacttaaggcacctccacctgttgggaggtgcctgagcaatgtgtaCTCTCTATTTGTCTGcacgcttgctagttgtcaggtccccTGTTCTCTCATACCTGCTTATACCTGCCTGTCCGAAGGAATTGTACCTCAGATGAGGATTTTCATGTGCAGGCAAGGTTCTTGACAGAGAGATTCCAACAACGTGGTTATCCTAAGAAAGTAACTTCAGCAGCCTTCCAATGGGTCAAAGGATACAGTCAGGACTCATCACTTATTCCTCATGACCGGAAATAGGATTCTGTGACAAGATTGATCACCAATTACAAGACCCGGTGGGATCAGGTGAGGGGTATTTAACAGAACCTTTGGTCTATCCTCACTACTGATGCTCAAACATCCCCGCTCATCAGTACATGACCCCTTTTAACAGCTAGAAGGGCCCCAAACTTGCGTGATATCTTAACCAGAAGTCACTATGTTCGACCCACTATGAGGCTCAATCGGGGCATCTCACTAAGGGGATCTAAGGGGAATGTAGCATATGTCTGTTCACGAACCCAACCAGGGACAGTTCATTCAAATCATACATCAACCGTAAGACGAGAAATGTAATAAATGCAATTATTTGTCCTTGTCACAGAGTGTATGTCGGTCAGACTTCTCAGGAGCTGAGAAAATGGGCACAAAGCCACCTTTCTACTATTCATCTGGCAGCAGCTGATCTGAAGAAGGGTTGCCTATCTCCTGATGAAACATGGTGGAAAATCCAACAATATTCACTTTTTCGGTCTACAGAAGATCGTAGGCAATGGGGAGGTGGAAGCTGCCAAAAACAACTATTACAAGTGGAGACAAGATGGATCTTCAACTCACAAGCCATCGCTCCATCTGGATTAAATGAAGAATTACTTTTTACTGGATTCTTGGGCTAATCTACTCTGGCTCATGATAAATTACTTTCTTTAGATGTTCTCTCTGTCTTGTTGTCCATGTCTACTGACGTTGCTTTTCTACATGATTGGACATCTTTCGGTCTTCTCTGGATGGGTAGTTATTACACTTGGACCCCCAGGACTGGCGGCCATCTGTCTCATCCTAGGATACTTATCATGGTGATGCCATTATCTAATATCTGCATTGTTACCTTAGAACCATGTAGGTTTTCTGGTTTCCTCTATTTTACCACCACATCGATGCAGATGCCTGGGCACAGGTCTGGCTCAATGCATCTATGTTCGGGGCCCTATCCTTGTATAACTTTACATTATTCAATGCTCTCCTCCCTTATACATGGTTTGGGTCTTATAGAACATTGGGCCTCAAGTTTTGTCCTATTGATGACTTTACACCACATTGGGTCCATATTGAGATCACATGAATAAAATATTAAATACTCCCCATTTTTGGCTCCTCTGGTATTGAATCCTTTCTGACCGGTCACGCAGTTCACGTAGGGTTATGTCTACCTTTGGCACAGTGTATGTGCTGGTCTTGACATACGCGTCTTATCCTTGGCCAATATTTGTCCTTTATGGGGCTCCTTATGACCAGGCGGCATATGCACATTACTATTCCCTTTATACCATGATCTTTACTTATCAGACAATAGTGCACCCCATTTATTATATTACGAGATGCAGTGAACCAATCCCCAAAATGTCACCCACTACATATATTGTGAAATCCATAGTTACAACAGGACAGAGAAAAACGATGGGTGGTGATGCCCACCCTGAATGGCCGACCTCCTTTGTTAACTCACCCCTACTTGCTGTGTGAAGTAGGGGTGAGTTACCCAACATCATCTTCTAGGGGAGGACATGAGTGATTTGACCATCTCGAAAATAAAAAGAGGGGAAATGTTAGAGTACGGAAAGTGTTAATGAGTTCAGGACTGCCAAAATCTCACAGGGTGTTGTGCTTCTCACAAGAACTCACTGAAACAAAGACTTGCTGAGGGGTTATGACGGTGCTGGAGGGATGCCGTGAGGGTCTTTTCTTATAATGCAGTTCTGCATTCCGCTATTTGCCATCATGTCGGCCTACAGTCAGAGGGGCATTGTCATGAATGGGGTTATGAGTTATACAGATGGAAGGCTGGGGGCATTGGATCACGGCCCGCACCCcctgctgtgaacaggtaattGAAGCAGGTTATCTGATGGAGAGCAGACACGGAGTAGTAACAGGGAACTGTCAATGTTGGATGTGTCCCTGTATACCTCCACTAGATTCACCTCATGGAGCCGTTCTCTCTGTACGGCATAGTCAAGGTAAAACAAGGTTTCTGATATTTTAGTTCTAGTTCTCCAGACTCCATGGCGGTATCCATGATCAGGGATCATATTCGCCTCTGGGGGTAAAATTACAGAAGTTTTGCTAGCAGGTGACGGACATATCTCCCTGAATTATGGCTATATCATGTTCATGTATGGTATAGTCAGATGCTTGAAGGACGTTCGGAGAGATGACGGCCACATTGTTTCTCTCGGAGGTTAATGGGGGAAAATATGACCCACGGCAGAAATCTAATCATCCGTCCCCTTTTTATCTCAGCTGATGGAGGAGTCAGACCCTTCATAACATCTCATGTGCCGAATATCCGGGTCAGATATAGAAGAACCTCATGCGTATGGTCATTCTATATCACAACGTCTTTTGGTGGCATCTTCCACGCAAAGAAGTCTCACGATCCGGTTGTGTAAGGATTCTTCATTCCTACATTTTATCTGTCTGTTTTAGGTCTTTCTGTTATTCCTTCTTTTGTACATTAAATCTAAAATGTTATAAGTTTGTTCTTCGTTGTTCTAAACGTTCCCACGACCTCAAGGAGAGAAGATAACTTTTACCTTGTAGGTATAGAGAAAAAAGTGAACCATTCAGGAGCTTGGGAAAGCTGGGAGTGCATGTGTACCAGTGTGTTGCCCAATGCAGGCGTCTCGCTCTCCTGGTAAAACGGCCACTGGCAGCAGCATAGTGTGGCGTGGATGTGGGGTCCGTCTATGAGCCCCCCACATCCTTAGCTCATTGTTGGCCTATTGCGATAGGTGTGTGGGAAGCTGAGTTCCCGTTTTCAGTCTGTACTGAGCCCCGTGTGTCACGAACGTGTATAAATAAATAGACTATGACCGGTCCCGTGTTTCTCACCGTCTGAAGCCTTCGGGGGGCAGAATGTTCCCATGAGTGTCTGTAGGGGGCACCCGTCCTCGGCTACGGATGCGGAGGGCCCTGGATTCTGTCTCACTGCTCCGGATGCCGCTGCAACAAATGAATTTGTCCCAGGTGTTGCCCTCCATGCGAGATGGCGGGGGGATCGTTCTCTGGGGTCCAGCAGTGGTCGGGGCTGTGGTGATCTGTCTCCACACTGCGCTGTTATGGGGTCCTTCTTGGCGCAGTGGCAGGAGAGGGGGTAGCCCACTGACTTCTAGCCAGGTCAGGTAGCCCAGGGTGTGAGGTGGGGTCTGCTGTGTCCATGGGGGGCTCCGCAGTTTCCCCATCAGCTCCAGCTTTGCCTCTGTGTAAGGTGGGCGCTCCATTATCATCCTGTGGATGCTGCGGGGGGTGAAGCCGGAGGTGTGGACCGGGGGGTCTGACAGTAAAGGAACGGGGTGAGGAGGGGAAGTCATGGTGGAGGCAGGAGGTACCTGGAAAAAGGACAAAGTAATGTTAGTTCCGGGGAAACAAGAGACCAAACCGATCCCCCAAATCTGCGAGACCCCACAAATATAAGCAATGATGTCATTGCACCCATATGATGTCACTGCATCCGCAGGATGATGTCAGTACACATGCAGGACAATGTCACCGCACCCGCTAGATGATGCCACTGCACCCGCATGATGAAGTCACGGCACCCGCAGGACAAGGTCACGGCCCCCACATGATGAAGTAACTGCACCCACAGGAT contains:
- the TEX52 gene encoding LOW QUALITY PROTEIN: testis-expressed protein 52 (The sequence of the model RefSeq protein was modified relative to this genomic sequence to represent the inferred CDS: substituted 1 base at 1 genomic stop codon) — translated: MTSPPHPVPLLSDPPVHTSGFTPRSIHRMIMERPPYTEAKLELMGKLRSPPWTQQTPPHTLGYLTWLEVSGLPPLLPLRQEGPHNSAVWRQITTAPTTAGPQRTIPPPSRMEGNTWDKFICCSGIRSSETESRALRIRSRGRVPPTDTHGNILPPEGFRRYTGPGATTPPRSEVMSIPGETGCYPAPNFPNKPRTLTLKNPFLNYQEILQKYXELQRGARSIAPFNSQLTTPRTTVQVTRV